The following coding sequences lie in one Aythya fuligula isolate bAytFul2 chromosome 17, bAytFul2.pri, whole genome shotgun sequence genomic window:
- the HORMAD2 gene encoding HORMA domain-containing protein 2 produces the protein MMATCQLLRAREKKSSKESVLFPNKIDTEQQSVVLVKRLLAISVSCITYLRGLFPESSYGTRYLDDLCLKILREDKSCLGSFQIVKWIQGCFDALERQYLHIAVLAIYTNPKEPETVTELYQFKFKYKKEAPQMDIISNKMNFVNGVCSEDIKQASSLLIRKLYLLMQNLGPLPNDITLTMKLFYYNEVTPSDYQPPGFKEEVGPTDLLFDGDPVNLKVGSVSTGFHTMKVKVTTENKRMGRVESNLIQKNGPTEISHQGLDYDEEEEEGSTKDNPLPVRADSGEPEKDKNDTHPGWRTEASSFCLQDTGGKAKTEIEEKGRMPSSRASQQLFRKTRN, from the exons ATGATGGCCACTTGTCAGCTTTTACGCGCTAGAGAAAAGAAGTCTTCTAAG GAATCAGTGTTGTTCCCCAACAAAATTGATACTGAGCAGCAGTCTGTGGTGCTGGTAAAAAGACTTCTGGCCATCTCTGTCTCCTGTATAACATACCTGAGAGGGCTGTTCCCAGAGAGTTCATATGGAACTCGCTATTTAGATG ACCTCTGTCTAAAAATTCTCCGAGAAGATAAAAGCTGTCTGGGATCATTTCAGATAGTCAAGTG GATTCAAGGTTGTTTTGATGCTTTGGAGAGGCAGTAT TTGCATATTGCTGTCCTAGCA ATTTACACCAATCCCAAGGAACCGGAG ACAGTGACTGAACTGTATCAATTCAAATTCAAGTACAAAAAGGAGGCGCCCCAGATGGACATCATCAG CAACAAAATGAACTTTGTGAATGGGGTGTGCAGCGAGGACATTAAGCaagccagcagcctgctgatCCGTAAGCTGTACCTGTTAATGCAAAACCTTGGCCCACTTCCCAATGACATTACCCTGACCATGAAACTCTTCTATTACAATGAAG TGACTCCCAGCGATTACCAGCCGCCTGGCTTTAAGGAAGAAGTCGGCCCTACGGACCTGTTGTTTGATGGTGATCCCGTCAACCTGAAAGTAGGGTCAGTCTCCACTGGGTTCCACACCATGAAAGTGAAAGTTAcgactgaaaacaaaagaatggGGAGAGTTGAAAGCAACCTGATCCAGAAGAATGGCCCCACTGAGATCTCCCATCAAGGGTTAGACTAtgatgaagaagaagaggaggggagcACCAAG GACAACCCTCTCCCTGTCAGAGCAGATTCAGGTGAGcctgaaaaggacaaaaatgatACCCATCCAGGCTGGAGAACTGAAGCATCTTCTTTTTGCCTTCAAGATACAG GTGGAAAGGCAAagacagaaatagaagaaaagggCAGAATGCCTTCCTCAAGGGCCTCTCAGCAG